AATTGGAAATCGTTGGCTAGTGTGGGGATGTCTGAAGCTCCCCCCCTGGATCATGGAGTGGCATGTAGTGCAACTTGGGCATCTGAAAAAACCCAATCTGGAAGGTCTACTTGCTGCTTCTGTACTAAAGCTGTTGACTGGATTGGTTCTCATAAGAATGTCCCTGAGGTTTCTTCCCCATCTCTGTCTTGGAGGAGGATATAGTGGTCTACATTAGCCAACACAATCTGAGTGACCCTGAACGCAGAGTCCTCAACAAGGGGCTATCGCTTGTACCAACTACCACTGTGAGTCAATTTGATACCTTCATTGACACTATGAAGTTCCAGAGATATTTAAAACTAGGAGATGTCTTCCAATGAAGAATACAGGATGAAAGGATATACCCATTCAAGAATCCTAGCACATTTGATTCCCCTACCACAAACCCAAGTATATGGACGTTAACTAGGATGGTCTAACAGTCCACTACAATTTCCGATACGAACACCAGAAAATATAGGAACAACATGACACATGAGGAATGGACAGCAGTCAGATCCCTGACAGAAGATACATCTATTGTGATTcgccctgctgataagggcggtgcaatTGTTTTACAGGACTACCGATTGAGTGACACACTCTTCTGCTCAATGATAAATTAAATCTATATAGGTACGCACTGATTCTCTTTATATTCACCCCATTATCTCTTCTTACTATGTGCGGTTATGCAGAGTAGCAATGCCTATGTATTATCCCACATACTTTGATATAGCCTTATAGACCTGGATTATATGTATTTCCCCCTCTTAATTTTGGATGTCTGATCCCTTACACTGGATTCAGGTGTAGGTTCAGTGTTTATATAAACATTATGTACATTATGTTGATTTTTCTTCTTGAtccatgtttatattttttttaagttttgcatTATTAAGGGATATAATAGATTATTATGGGATTGCATTCACTCACTCCGTTTGCACTTTCTATGTCTATGGTACACATGGTTTCTTTGCATATTGTCATATTGTAATACGACACCTACAttagttttttcttgttttttaattatgtgtaatcAGATAGGTTGCTATGACTACTGCTTTGGCGTTTTTTCAATAGGGGAGGGGCTTATATGGTATTTAAGTTTGGTATTCACTTGTGTTCTGTTGGTTTGATAAAGGGGTGTATGTCCTGAAATCTCACTTGAATAAAGGACATATTTTgctgtcaagaccagtgagtgctgttttcttttatatatatatatatatatatatatatatatatatatatatatatatatatatatactgtatatatatggatTTTAATTTtaccaaacaaacagaaatattatgctatgtgaagaacattggaatttgttgCACTCCTTTGAAAtcaatgggggaatacattaatgcggtcGCAATATTAAAGTTTGACTATTTCAATTAGCGCTCcttagctttttactttcaacttgtaatatgatcacaACACTATGGGTgcaaaaaagcctccgtctagcaaagttaaaTCACGAGCGGGACCactcatttgtgctccactcgtaatccagcccttAATGTGCTCCCAAGGACTTGTTATtgtagcagcagagtataaaatgcatgggtAATTGctcttgtatgtttatttttgtataagaaACAGCTGTTTTGCTGATTGATCCTCAATTATTTGTTATTATGAACATAtatgggctgagcctgcagaaatagcagacatcctAATCGTACCTATCTCTCTATAAATTAATAAAGGCCTCCTTATTTCTTTGACAATACACAATGGCCAATATGTATAGAGagcaaatgaaaatgaaaaatgtattaCCTATTGCTTTCACCCCCTATTGGGAACTTGGTTGCTGTTAGATGCCttttatttacatagcttttctatagagaatactaaaGTAGTCATATTAGAGTATATGTGATGGTTTAAATGCTAGCATTAAAAGCTAGCAATTAAAAGACAAAATAAGGTAACTTTGATACATTCCAGCTTGTAAAACAGATCAATTGTAACACATTAAAGTggagaaacatgtacagtacaaTAGCCCTTTAACCATCatgttctcatgttattatttactattctttaaagggacattaaataatttgagatggtaatataaattgatatattatataattatatattgtctccttttcatgtaatttcatttgaaaattgtgagctttttagtttctTTTAGAAACGGAGGcgaagaacactgttatattccacacagccattggctgcacactatttAAAActattcctaattggccacagcagagaatgtaacctaagttacaacacggcagctcccattgttttatagacactaaggggcctatttatcatcggtttgtccgacatgatccgctcagcagatcatgtccgacagacatcgatgaatgtcaacatttatcattgcacaagcagttcaccagaactgcttgtgcaatgccgccccctgcagatttgcagccaattggccgctaacagggggtttcaattagcccgattgtataggatcggtggattgcagaccacagcctcagaggaagTGGACTAGTTATGAAGCAgagttcttaagaccactgcttcataattgaTGTTTCCGGAAATCCTGAAGGCtcccacagaaacaggggcatcaagctccatttagagcttgctaattcggccccttaaactttacacttatgttgtcaatatttaaagaactaaagaatccttaaaaatacatctacatgttattctcagattaatattttttttgaatgaTTCATTCTATCCAGCATTTGTTTGgcatttaatgtacctttaagtatttcattttaatgaTTTTCCATTATATTTACAGGTTAATCCTAGTATGGAACAATATTGGACCCATGTACTTGCAGATGGCTGCAGGCTGGCACTGATTTGGAAATATGGCGGCATGTACTTTGACACTGACATTGTCTCAATTCAACCAGTTCCAGTTGTCAATTTTTTGGCAGCCGAGTCCTCTAAGTATTCAAGTAATGGAGCTCTTGGCTTTTCTCCACATCATGAATTCATCTGGAAATGCATGGAAGACTTTGTCCGTAACTATAAGGGAGAGGTGTGGGGACAGCAAGGGCCTTTATTATTAACAAGAATTCTAGAACAGATTTGCTCTCAGCATAGGTTTATGGCTTTAGAGGATATTATGTGtggaaatatcactttcatgaatccTGTCAGATTCTATTCTGTATCTGGTAATAATTGGAGGACGTTCTATGAAGTTTGGAAGCCAGTGCCAATATTCAACAACTCATATGGCTCACATTTTTGGAACTACATGAATCATGAGAAAGCAGCAAAGGTTGTGATTCCTGGAAGTAACACTTTAGCAGAATATCTTTACAAACAATTTTGTCCAAACAACTATGAAGCTCTtaagagaaaaaattaaaacaacGTGTAATTGTTTGTAAGGGGTAAATTATCTAACTCGGGTTTCAGAAACATGCTCATTAAATCAGttgccagcttaaagggacatgaaacccacataagttattttaatgattaagatagagcatgcaattttaaacagctttctcatttacttttattatcaaataatctttgttctatttgtatcttttgttgaatagcagggacataggctcaggagcatgcacatgtttggaccactatattattattatcaggtatttgtagagcaccaacagattctgcagcactatgacataggtggtatacaaaataacatttactggggtcaagtgggtagagagccctgccgagagttgcacttttgtagtagGCTCTTATGAATGTCTTATGAATTAAGTTCCATaacatgggagccagtctggaaaagtcttgtaaatgggaatgtgaggaggtaacaagagaggaggagagtataaTGATcatgagcgaaggggatgggagggagagtatctggagacaaggtctaagatgtaggagggagcagtgcagttgagggctttgtgtgtcagagtgagaattttgtgtttaatcttggaggcaagaggaagccagtgaaggaattggcagagaggtgcagcagatgaagagcgacatgtaaggaagatgagcctggcagagacattcattatggattgtaaaggagctaggaggcagctagggtgaccagagaggatggagttgcagtagtcgaggtgggaaaggatgagagagtggattcaaatcttgtgtcttgtgtaaggaaatttctaattttagagtTGTTATAAGGTGGAAGCGAtaggctttagtcaaggactgaatgtgaggagtgaaagagagatctgagtcaaatgtgaccccaagacatcgggcatgtggagtTGGGATAATAATGGAGTTATCaaaagttatagagaaatggggggtggagattttggaagaagtggggaaaataaggagctcagttttagagagatttagcttgaggtagtgagaggacatccaggatgagatatgagagagacatttAGTtatatgggttagcaaggaaggagattgttttggtgcagagaggtagattttggtgtcatcagcatacaaatgataatgaaactcatgggactttattaaggaacctaatgatgacgtgtagattgagaagagaaggggaccaaggacagagccttgcggtactccaacagaaagaggtaacagggcagaggatgccacagagaagtctacactaaaggtatggttagacagataagaAGAGAACCACAATAGAGAagtgttgcagatgccgaaggaatggatggtttggagcaaaagagggtggtcgacagtatcaaaggctgcagacagatcaaggagaataaggagagagaagtggcctttggattttgctgtaagtaggtcattgataaccttaacaattgctgtctctgtggagtgtagggggcaaaatccagattgcagtgggtcaaggagggagtttaatgtaaggaaatgggatagacgtgcatatactagcttttcaagaaactttgaggcaagagggagtagggaaatagggctgtagttggatggggaggttggatcaagagagggttttttgaggataggtgtgaccagtgtatgtttaagagatgaggaaaatataccagtgctgagggagaggttgaagatgtgtgtagtataggggtaagggcagaagagagggaggggagtagatgtgaggcgatagggtcgaggggacaggtagtgaggtgagaggatagtataagggcagaaacttcttcttcTATAACAGGGGTAAAAGAGCAACatttttggctatgtgggttttggatgattgtgagcttttgaggggttgggagaccagtagtatgttgagagttgatttcatttcttttgatggagtcgattttgttgttgaagtagctggcaaaatcttgagatgagagagaagttgtagtgggaggtgggcggagaagagtattaaatgtggagaacaaacattttgggtttgaagaaagagtagagataagattagagaagtaatgttgcttatatagattaagggaagaatagtaagaattcaagatgaacttatagtgaagaaagtcagctgaactctgagatttcctccagtgtcactcagcagtacaggaacatcggAAGGGGGTGGGTGGAAATTCCCCCTAAGCAGACCTTTGCTGTTTATACCCAAATGTAAGCACCTACCTGAATCAATGTTTTGATGCCAAAGAACCATCATATTTTAAATTATGCACAGTTCATGTGTACATTAAAGGGTTagtacattcaaaattaaactttcataatttagatacagCATACTATTTTAAGCAACACACTGCTTGGAGCTAGCAGGTGATAGGTGGCTGCATTTATGGCTCTTGTCACTACTCACTAGATGTATTCAGCAAGCTACAGTAGTTTATTACTGATCCTGagtctactcttcaacaaagaataccaagagtttaAAGCAAATCTGATTATACAGTACatgcaaattgcatgctctttctgaatcatggaagtttaatttgacattactgtccctttaagcaactttctcttgctgttttattttttttatcctataACTTTTCAAATCCTTATAATGCTCAATAGGttcattataatttataatgtataaATGACATacgtccagattacgagttttgcgttatgagtggctcagtgctaacttgcaagtaatTTCCATCACTCACCTCTCTATAGtgatgctattacaggttttcataaacctggggTTAGcgggcaatatgtgagcgttgagcaaaattgagctccataccgcactcaaataccagcgctgctttgagctggttttacgtgcttgtgcacgatttccccatagacatcaatggggagagccggctaaaaaaaagcctaacacctgcaataaaggagcgtaaaagcgccataacgcagccccattgattcctatggggaaataaaagttatgtttacacctaacaccctaacataaaccccgagtctaaacacccctaatctgctgtccccaacattgccaacacctacattatacttattaacccctaatctgccgccccctacaccgccgacacctacacttattaacccctaatctgccgcccccgacaacgccgacacctacctacactgattaacccctaaactgccgcccccaacatcgccgccacctacctacacttattaacccctaatctgacgcccccgacaacgccgacacctacctacactgattaacccctaaactgccgcccccaacatcgccgcaacctacctacacttattaacccctaattggccgccccaatgtcgccgccacccacctacacttattaacccctaatctgccgcccccaacgtcgccgccactatagtaaagttataaacccctaaacctaaccctaaatgtaaccctaacactaatacccactaactttaatataattaaaataaatcaaaataaaaaatactattattaactaaataatacctatttaaaactaaatatttacctgtaaaataaaccctaagctaactacaatataactaatatttcaaaggcaagtttgtatttattttaactaggtagactagttagtaaatagttattaactatttattaactacctagctaaaataaatacaaatttacctttaaaataaaacctaacctgtcttacactaacacctaaccttacactacaattcaatacattacatcaaaataaaaaagccccccaaaataacacccccctagcctacaataaactaccaatggcccttaaaatggccttttgcgaggcattgccccaaagaaataaactcttttacctgtaaaaaaataatacaaacccccccaacagtaaaacccgccacccacacaaccaaataaaatcctatctaaaaaacctaagctccccattgcattcaaaagagcatttgtatggacattgcccttaaaagggcatttagctatttttctgcccaaacactaacctaaaaataaaacccacccaataaacccttaaaaaaaccctaacactagcccccgaagattcacttacagtttttgaagaccggacatccatcctcaacaaagcggcagaagccCTCATTGaagaaggcagaagtcttcatccaagcggcccgaagtcttcatccaagccggcagaagtcttcatccagggggcatcttctatgttcatccatccggcgaggagcggctccatcttcaagacatctggcgcggagcatcctcttctgatgatggctaacgaagaatgaaggttcctttaagggacgtcatccaagatggcatcccttgaattctgattggctgatagaattctatcagccaatcggaaataaaggtgaaaaaatcctattggctgatgcaatcagacaataggattgagcttcaattctgttggctgatccaatcagccaataggattgagcttgcattctattggctgttccaatcagccaatagaatacaagctcaatcctattggctgattgcatcagccaatatgattttttcacctttaataccgattggctgatagaattctatcagccaattggaattcaagggacgctgttacggttgcctccaggctggctggaagttggaccgtagaaaaggatgctcctagcgctcaccaaagaatcatcagcaccatagtcagcaatccctgtagtgatattagctgaagctgtcccctacaaacatgagtcaaagctgcaagttagagggacagaaaataggtctgatgtgctggagcacacagcctgcttttattcaggttacatgcaaacaggacactctcagggggaggcataaaatcccccatcacacatttgatattagatagagagacactccctttgacaggccacaacatttacttcagcagataatattacacacaataaaacaatgcagtccaccttatcaatactagtctgattagacaatgggaaagtcactaaacctaattagagctaatcccagcagacttgtatttagaataggtttcttgaagctgaacaaaatttaactcttaatggcacacaatgaaactgaaccaagtgggagaaagccagggacaagtcatttcacaggtctggggacatagtcttaaaggggcattgttcattaaagtcacaatatgtccccagatggttcttaaagggccacacacacccaacaaaagtcaatatgtcctcaggggcacaatcttccaggggccatagtcatgtggaaggaggctggcaaataggcttctccaaaatccagggaagcagggcaatttttcatttaaagggccagttacaaacagcagtttgtaacatatctccccttttggagggagactaaccaggcacctgaccttctgccggtcagtgcccaagttagtctcgcaacccacccacaaataatcgctagcagcaaagtagcccccccacaatacgtagtactggcctgtaagttccaggttgcaggatgaaagtgcagcatcctcggccttcctggcgcagctgggcaaatagctgatggtacttggggggcagaggccagcggcactctgccctggtgccagcgcttctgctggggtgaggggtttgcaggccagtcctgtaacaagggggtctgtagggcagaggccagcagcgctctgttctgatgccagctcttctgctgggggaattggggcatagtcctgcccggtggcaaagggaacgtgggggtcagtgggggttaacatctccactgttaaccctgggcccaagttaggagttagctggggagggggagattggcttacctcctcctcctgatactccggtggccgttgggaagggaggtcgatgctctccgcttcctgtggaacatgctgcggctggggagagagaccggttgtctcctctccctggaaggcacactccggctggggagggaggtcgatgctctcccctccctgtagctgggtctgtcgctggggatctgggccgcctgcccagcatccctgtagggccggtagagagactgcggtcccatctccacctgcctgctgggggtcctcccaggaccagtctatgaggcctgctgcctctggtatctctggctggggaaggggactggttgtctcttccctctgcacggtatactgccgctggggagggaggtcgctgctctcctctccctgtggaacatgctgcggctggggagagagaccaggtgtccataccctcaaactccacagttggtgctcaaaggctcgtgctgcttcgttctcagtagccaattcccggatgaggcgactgactacctcctgcgcagggtctggaccatatcggactagccgcctctttacctctggaacgaaatccgcgccctcatagcgacggatcaggttgaggtgctcttcacagggttctgaccagtatcttgtcagctccatgctgctgtaggtagggacgctgtgcagtggctagcgttgccctcaataactttcctacgataccagtgctgttgtggtgctgctccttgcgctaggacgccaatcccaccgctgccgccaaatgttacggttgcctccaggctggctggaagttggaccgtagaaaaggatgctcctagcgctcaccaaagaatcatcagcaccatagtcagcaatccctgtagtgatattagctgaagctgtcccctacaaacatgagtcaaagctgcaagttagagggacagaaaataggtctgatgtgctggagcacacagcctgcttttattcaggttacatgcaaacaggacactctcagggggaggcataaaatcccccatcacacatttgatattagatagagagacactccctttgacaggccacaacatttacttcagcagataatattacacacaataaaacaatgcagtccaccttatcaatactagtctgattagacaatgggaaagtcactaaacctaattagagctaatcccagcagacttgtatttagaataggtttcttgaagctgaacaaaatttaactcttaatggcacacaatgaaactgaaccaagtgggagaaagccagggacaagtcatttcacaggtctggggacatagtcttaaaggggcattgttcattaaagtcacaatatgtccccagatggttcttaaagggccacacacacccaacaaaagtcaatatgtcctcaggggcacaatcttccaggggccatagtcatgtggaaggaggctggcaaataggcttctccaaaatccagggaagcagggcaatttttcatttaaagggccagttacaaacagcagtttgtaacagacgccatcttggatgacatcccttaaaggaaccttcattcttcgtcgtcgtcaaaagaggatgctccgcgccggatgtcttgaagatggaactgctccgcgccggatggatgaagaaagaagatgtcgtctggatgaagatagaagatgccatctggatgaagacttctgccggcttgtatgaagacttcggcccgcttggatgaagacttctgccagcttcgctgaggacttctgccgcttcgttgaggatggatgtctggtcttcaaaaactgtaagtggatcttcagggttagtgttagttttttttttaaaggtttattgggtgggttttaagggcaatgcccatacaaatgcccttttcagggcaatgggagcttaggttggtgggttgtttgtattattttttttacaggtaaaagagctgatttctttggggcaatgccccgcaaaaggcccttttaagggccattagtagtttattgtaggctagggtatttttttattttgggggggcttttttattttgatagggctattagattaggtgtaattagtttaaatatttcataatttcttttttgttttgtctaatttaatttttgtttgtttttgtaatttagttaattgtatttaattaatgtaatttatttaattgtagtgtaaggttaggtgttagtgtaagacaggttaggttttattttacaggtaaatttgtatttatttttggctaggtagttagtaaatagttaataactatttactaactagtctacctagttaaaataaatacaaacttgcctgtgaaataaaaataaaacctaagatagatacaatataactattaattgtattgcagctagcttagggtttattttataggtaagtatttagttttaaataggtattatttagttaatgaaagtaatttttatttagatttattttacttatattaaagttagtgggtgttagggtcagggttaaacttagggttaagtttaggggtgaataactttagtatagtggcggtgattttgggggcagcagattaggggttaataacagtaatgtaggttgcggcgatgttagggacagcaggttaggggttaataatatttaactagggtttacgatgtgggagtgcggcggtttaggggttaatatgtttattctagtggtggcgatgtcgggagtggcagattaggggttaataattttattttagtgtttacgatgcgggagggccttggtttaggcattaataggtagtttatgggtgttagtgcactttttagcactttagttatgagttttatgttacggctttgtagcataaacgccataactactgactttcagtttagagTACGgatcaggcaaactcgtaatactggcgctatggaagtcccattgtaaaaaggactttttaaaagctgctgtAGTTACATTGCTTTATGGCCAATAAAGTGTGCGGAACAGTTGTACCTGCAAatctcgtaataccagaggtagtgaaaaagagccaaaacgctgctttttcactcataccgcaaaactcatcatctagccgatagaaaattaTGGTTGTACAGT
This genomic stretch from Bombina bombina isolate aBomBom1 chromosome 4, aBomBom1.pri, whole genome shotgun sequence harbors:
- the LOC128655312 gene encoding alpha-1,4-N-acetylglucosaminyltransferase-like, translated to MSSSLKILALLMLLILFVIIYKLFYQQIDTLGISFIYQGNKSYNLNNIKNQADGNIFQETTDSLRISPPLHPKSYKDILSQGNCIIFLETTDKLEPTNLVLCAVESAALVYPNRSVILFMKGLTNLKSEDENNIRSLFPTLLSFNNVYIFPLLTDEVFKGTPLLTWYLKVNPSMEQYWTHVLADGCRLALIWKYGGMYFDTDIVSIQPVPVVNFLAAESSKYSSNGALGFSPHHEFIWKCMEDFVRNYKGEVWGQQGPLLLTRILEQICSQHRFMALEDIMCGNITFMNPVRFYSVSGNNWRTFYEVWKPVPIFNNSYGSHFWNYMNHEKAAKVVIPGSNTLAEYLYKQFCPNNYEALKRKN